GTTCACAGTAGCGCTACTCTACTGGAGGTGGCAGTGAGAGTGATGATCACCTCAAAGTTTTTGTCTTCAAATCTGAAGACAAAAACCTTTCTACAATAACTGGTCAGCAGACCTATAAAGAACCTGAGGGTTTCTAGCGTTTGAGTCAACGAGGTGatgttaccctctggtccggtgctgcaggcctctggtctccagcctcgGTCTCTGGTCCATCCTGAGGCTGCAAGCCTCAGAACCCAGCCTCTCCATCCAGCTGCTGCATGCCTGGACAACATGACAGGTTTATGTATTAGTACAGACCATCAACTGATAGGACTCTCTCtcttattattagtattattttagCTGTTTAACCCATGACaggtggaacacacacacacacacacacacacacacacacacacacacacacacacacacacacacacacacacacacacacacacacacacacacacacacacacacgtcctcatGCCAATAGCATCCCACCagttatatattatcttatattattattattattatattatataaatatatatataagttaagagtaacttaagctacagttgtgcgtcttctccatattgtccgccatcgtactgctgcgagtgcgaaatgcatcctgcgattgcaagcacacacgagccacctgatgcatgcttggtgaaacggcgagatcgagcacgcatcaagaacccttccgggttttacgacagtactcgcttgatgcgtgcttcgaattggaacagtgctcgggcaacgactgatgacgttttacgagtccacgagcacacaagcacgcacagtacgcgaattgagaaacggccataggaatgaataggcgCCATTTTTGAATCCGTTGTCCATTTATACACATCGGTCCGTTTCTCAttcaagacttttattttgatatgttgTTAATGTTGTATTCCGGATATCCTGCAGCAGAAAAGACGGTAACTGCGGTAGGTTGAGCATAAAACGTGTCCGCATGAAACTTTTATTAAAGTAATTCATTGATTCAGTAATTCATCAATATCATTGTCACTTATCTGTAGACGGTTTTTTAATACACTCTTCATATATTTGGCATTgtattgtttcttttatttgagttttgattttcgtttgcatttgtaatattgtatgtattttgtctaggcggaccaggaaatgctctaaacctgtcctttatgttGCTGACCCATTGTGCAGGTAACCGATAGGTTGTTTTAgttaaatgtatgtttataaTCCCACTTGTGGCGTTGCTAGCATTCAATGCTAGCATTCAAAATCTAGCCGGTCCCGCCATTTTTACATGCAATACCGCTGGTCGCCACATGAGGGGAGGGATCACCTGTTTATGCGCGCTGTTTAGCGCAACTGTTTTaactagcacgcgtactacggactcgaagacttgcaagtacgtacttggcaagtccgtacttcaagcacagacttgcgagcacgcgagtacgtaccagcatagacatcatataggtaGACGCCCCCTTCGGCCTTGGACGGCATAAATCGTCGGCGCCATCTTGGTACGGGAGTTATTTCGTCTTCGGAGTGAAGATGCCTACTTCATGCGCCGCTTGGGGCTGCACCACCGTCAGGACGATTCAAACTAGATCGCAAGGAATTACCTTTCACAAGTAAGACTAAACAATTGTTTCTATTTGTAATTGTAAAATTCAGTCATGTCACGTAGATCATGTGTTATGTTGAGAGCTAAGAGCTGTTGAGACAGCTAAGTTGCCGCCAGAATCAGACTATAGCTAGTCTAACGTGAAATGGCCATGGTTAGCAAAGCCTTATTCTATCGTTCGTTAACAGGAGATAATATTGTCAAGAAATAtaggatatacagtatatatatatatataatctaccACTACTTGCTTGCGAGTAATTACAACgtatgtataatgtaattataTAGCATTTATGGTTGCGACGGAAAGCTGCGTTTCGGCTGAGCGACTGGCCTTAATTTCTCTCTgtgatgtatttaaaaaagagactagattaaaacaaaaaaggctcCAAACATGCCACTGTATATGTAATGGTTCTACAATATATGAAGGTGTCACGTAATGAATGAAACTACGGAAAAAATGTCACGATACTCTACATGCACCTGTGAGATGCACCTGCAGTCAGTCGCCGGCCGAAATTGACGTTTTAAACGTTATttctatttaaatgtttttcttttttaaagataCATCTGTATTATGAATCTGACTGACTGGCTAGCTAACCTTTCTCGCAATTTTAAGGTTTCCCAAAGAGAAGCAGTTGAGGAGACAGTGGGAAGTGGCTGTGAAAAGGGAAGACTTTTCTGCCAATGAGAGGTCAATGCTCTGTAGCCAGCACTTTCAGCCTGAGGATTTTGACCGGACAGGCCAAATTGTCAGGCTCAGGGATGGAACTAAACCATCTGTGTTCAGTTTCCCAACACATCTCAAAAGAGTAAGTGCATCACTAAGCTTGCTGAAAAtggttttattgtgtgtgtgtgtgtgtgtgtgtgtggtgtgtgtgtgtgtgtgtgtgtggtgtgtgtgtgtgtgtgtgtgtggtgtgtgtgtgtgtgtgtgtgtgtgtgtgtgtggtgtgtgtgtgtgtgtgtgtgtgtgtgtgtgtgtgttcatttggaaTGATTGAGAATGAGATACACCTGTTCAAGTATTTTGTTCTTCGGTTTTAGAAAGTGCCAGCCAGGACTACACAAGCCTCAAGGAAGGCTGAAGCGAGCCTTGTAATTGACTGTTCTTTACAATCATTACAAGTCACTGAACCTTCACCTACCTACCTTGTGAGTATTTACACTAGCTATGCCCCAAAACAGCAGTGAGCGTCATGGCATCATAAACATTACTCACTActgttttgtccttttttacTAGGAACACCCTTATGCATTGCCTCCATCTCCCACTCTTCTCAAGACTAGACTCAGTGAAGCCCTGGCTAGGGTGGAGAGTCTTGAGAAAGAGATGAGGAACTCAAAGGCCCGAGAGTGGAGGGCGAAGAAAACAGTGCGTTGTCTTCTGGAGGACCTCAGGGGGAAGAACCTCATAAATGAAGAGCTGCACGAGAGGATTGACTTATACTCAGGTAACATTGAAATTAAACTTTGAATGTCAATTATATCTTAGGGCTGTAACCAAAGAAATACAACTGCAATAATGTGTTCAAATGCTTGGCTTGTCTGAATTTCATATATCAGACTTAAACTCCAAATACCTGACGTCTGTAATATGCCCCCATTCATAGTTTGAATAGCATCTGGCACAGACAAAAGCCAACAATCATAGTCTGATATCTCTAGCTTCAAGACACACAATAGCCAGGTACCTTTGTTGGCAGGTGTTTATGGGCACCTGTTTAGAGCAATCAGTCATGGTTCCTGGCTTTTGTGCATCTTTAAGCTAGAGCTATTAAGTCAATGATTGTTGGCTTTGGTCTACAGCCACGACaagattacatttttcattcatatgGCCTTGCCTGGAAATAAACACATGAgcctattggtgttttcataatgACATTCATACTCTTTCAGTCA
This is a stretch of genomic DNA from Gadus chalcogrammus isolate NIFS_2021 chromosome 17, NIFS_Gcha_1.0, whole genome shotgun sequence. It encodes these proteins:
- the LOC130369660 gene encoding THAP domain-containing protein 6-like is translated as MPTSCAAWGCTTVRTIQTRSQGITFHKFPKEKQLRRQWEVAVKREDFSANERSMLCSQHFQPEDFDRTGQIVRLRDGTKPSVFSFPTHLKRKVPARTTQASRKAEASLVIDCSLQSLQVTEPSPTYLEHPYALPPSPTLLKTRLSEALARVESLEKEMRNSKAREWRAKKTVRCLLEDLRGKNLINEELHERIDLYSDLPIGLLSKQGHEYTKEQREFALTLHLHGPKAYSYLRESLHLHLPHPHTLQRWMISVDSKPGLNTMMLDMLR